Proteins from a genomic interval of Desulfobacterales bacterium:
- the tkt gene encoding transketolase: MDELSINTLRMLSLDMVENTRSGHPGLPLGGAAMVYALYSRIMHHNPLNPKWLNRNRFLLSAGHGSALLYSVLHLFGYGLTLEDLKKFRQAGSITPDHPEYGMTPGAEATTGPLGQGFAMGVGMAIAEKALADSYNTEEINIVDHYTYAFVSDGDLMEGLTSEAASLAGTLKLGKLIYLYDSNHISLQEPTKVAFTEDVQQRFDAYGWHTLRFDDGNDIAKLTEAMKQAQNTTDKPSLILARTHIGFGLPKQDTAAAHGEPLGEEALKGTKEFFDWPSEKSFYIPKEVAWHFERLQEEGKRKGAEWKKLFAEYRQKSPELAEQYEQDQAGKIKEKLWAGLPVFPVNEKPIATRSSSGKIIQVIAEHMPGCIEGSADLNPSTETYLSGQGDFGATDHAARKIHYGVREHAMGAITNGIALHGGLITYSVTFFAFFNYIKPAIRLAALMNAHAIFVFTHDSIGFGEDGPTHQSVEPLISARAVPNLTGIRPADANETAAAWYMAIARKNPTVLVLTRQNLPIFDAKKHGTFAGVSKGADTLFDCAEIPDLLLIDTGSGVHLAVEAYKQLAKQGIKARAVSMPSIEIFNEQDDAYKMSVIPPTVKKSLVIEAGSSVGWWKLAGDGGDVIGVDTFGESGPGKIVFERHGFTVENIVARALQLLGDNPAGSDENVLGLFIHYEETAG, from the coding sequence TTGAGGATGCTTTCTCTGGATATGGTAGAAAATACAAGGTCAGGGCATCCCGGCCTGCCTCTGGGCGGGGCCGCTATGGTGTATGCGCTGTATTCACGAATTATGCATCATAACCCCCTGAACCCGAAATGGCTCAATCGGAACAGGTTTTTGCTGTCCGCCGGGCATGGTTCCGCACTTTTGTATTCGGTCCTACATCTTTTCGGATATGGCTTGACACTTGAAGACTTAAAAAAGTTCAGACAAGCCGGCAGCATTACCCCAGACCATCCGGAGTACGGCATGACCCCCGGGGCGGAGGCTACCACCGGGCCGCTCGGGCAGGGGTTTGCCATGGGGGTTGGCATGGCGATCGCGGAAAAGGCTCTTGCTGACAGCTACAATACCGAGGAGATTAATATAGTCGATCACTATACCTATGCGTTTGTATCAGACGGGGATCTGATGGAAGGACTCACCTCTGAAGCGGCATCTCTGGCCGGAACTTTAAAGCTGGGCAAACTTATCTACCTCTACGATAGCAATCATATTTCACTTCAGGAACCCACAAAGGTGGCCTTTACCGAAGATGTACAGCAACGTTTCGACGCCTACGGCTGGCATACCTTGCGGTTTGATGACGGCAACGATATTGCGAAACTGACGGAAGCGATGAAGCAGGCACAAAACACTACCGACAAGCCCAGCCTTATTCTGGCGCGGACCCATATCGGTTTTGGCTTGCCAAAACAAGATACCGCCGCTGCCCACGGTGAACCGCTTGGTGAAGAAGCTCTTAAGGGAACCAAAGAGTTTTTCGATTGGCCTTCTGAAAAAAGCTTTTACATCCCAAAGGAAGTCGCCTGGCATTTTGAGCGACTGCAGGAAGAGGGAAAGCGAAAAGGGGCGGAGTGGAAGAAACTGTTTGCAGAATATAGACAAAAATCACCAGAACTGGCCGAGCAGTATGAACAGGATCAGGCTGGAAAAATCAAGGAGAAGCTATGGGCCGGATTGCCGGTTTTTCCAGTGAACGAGAAGCCAATAGCGACCCGAAGCTCGTCCGGCAAGATCATACAGGTCATCGCGGAGCACATGCCTGGATGTATCGAAGGTTCGGCCGATCTTAATCCCTCGACCGAGACCTACCTTTCCGGCCAGGGTGATTTCGGGGCAACGGATCACGCTGCCCGGAAAATTCACTACGGGGTCAGGGAACACGCCATGGGCGCCATCACCAACGGGATTGCCCTGCATGGCGGCTTGATAACATACTCGGTTACCTTCTTTGCCTTTTTCAATTATATAAAGCCTGCCATAAGGCTTGCCGCTCTGATGAACGCGCATGCCATTTTTGTCTTTACCCATGACAGTATCGGTTTTGGAGAGGACGGCCCCACCCATCAGTCGGTGGAGCCACTTATCTCGGCCCGGGCAGTACCGAACCTGACGGGCATCCGGCCTGCGGACGCCAACGAAACCGCAGCGGCCTGGTACATGGCAATTGCCAGAAAAAATCCCACGGTGCTGGTTCTCACCCGGCAGAACCTGCCGATATTCGACGCGAAAAAACACGGAACGTTTGCAGGTGTTTCAAAAGGAGCGGATACGCTGTTCGACTGTGCGGAAATCCCTGACCTGCTTCTTATTGACACAGGGTCGGGAGTTCACCTTGCCGTTGAGGCGTATAAGCAACTTGCCAAACAAGGGATAAAGGCCAGGGCCGTCTCAATGCCGTCCATCGAAATTTTCAATGAACAGGATGATGCCTATAAGATGTCCGTGATTCCTCCTACCGTTAAAAAAAGTTTGGTTATTGAGGCGGGGTCTTCTGTCGGGTGGTGGAAATTGGCTGGCGATGGCGGCGATGTAATCGGCGTAGATACGTTCGGGGAATCCGGGCCGGGAAAAATCGTTTTTGAACGGCATGGTTTCACGGTGGAGAACATTGTGGCGAGAGCGTTACAGTTGTTGGGTGATAACCCTGCCGGCAGCGATGAAAACGTCCTCGGGCTCTTCATCCATTACGAGGAGACAGCGGGTTGA